Proteins encoded together in one Telopea speciosissima isolate NSW1024214 ecotype Mountain lineage chromosome 6, Tspe_v1, whole genome shotgun sequence window:
- the LOC122665288 gene encoding protein PLANT CADMIUM RESISTANCE 2-like — translation MESLSSPVPSAPPQPPQFQYPPAATGIPVKSMHQFETPVEAVQIPSHVPAPWSTGLCDCFDDISTCCLTFWCPCVTFGRIAEIVDRGSTSCGVSGALYMLILLMSGCSCFYSCFYRSKLRGQYFLEESPCTDFCIHCCCEECALCQEYRELKNRGFDLSFGWHGNVERQNRGVATPPTVQAGMSR, via the exons ATGGAGTCATTATCATCTCCGGTGCCCTCagcaccaccacaaccaccccAATTCCAATACCCTCCGGCAGCCACAGGAATTCCGGTGAAATCGATGCACCAATTTGAAACCCCGGTTGAGGCTGTTCAAATTCCATCTCATGTTCCAGCCCCATGGTCCACCGGCCTCTGCGATTGCTTCGACGACATTAGCACCT GTTGTTTAACGTTCTGGTGCCCTTGTGTTACATTTGGCCGGATTGCAGAAATCGTTGATAGAGGATCTACTT CATGTGGAGTGAGTGGAGCGCTATATATGTTGATACTGTTGATGAGTGGTTGTTCATGTTTTTATTCGTGTTTCTACCGATCAAAACTGAGAGGACAGTATTTCTTAGAGGAGAGTCCATGCACTGATTTCTGTATTCATTGTTGTTGTGAGGAATGTGCTTTATGTCAAGAGTACAGAGAGCTTAAAAACCGTGGCTTTGACTTGTCATTTGGTTGGCATGGGAACGTTGAAAGACAGAATCGAGGAGTTGCAACCCCACCAACAGTGCAAGCAGGCATGAGCCggtaa